From Aminivibrio sp., one genomic window encodes:
- a CDS encoding (deoxy)nucleoside triphosphate pyrophosphohydrolase yields MLLNFCHKRKKPNPDFLQYDFGLPKGMVFMIEVVAALIRNGGKFLICRRPADKARPLLWEFVGGKVEPGETPEDALVRECREELAVTLSVGDVFMDVVHEYPDITIHLTVFNASIAEGTPRKIEHSDIRWITPGDIPHYEFCPADADILEQLMA; encoded by the coding sequence GTGCTTCTGAATTTTTGTCATAAGAGAAAGAAGCCCAACCCCGATTTCCTTCAATACGATTTTGGTCTCCCGAAAGGAATGGTCTTTATGATCGAAGTGGTGGCAGCCCTTATCCGGAACGGGGGCAAATTCCTGATCTGCCGGCGCCCGGCGGACAAGGCCCGTCCCCTGCTGTGGGAGTTTGTCGGCGGGAAGGTGGAGCCGGGCGAAACGCCTGAGGACGCCCTGGTACGGGAATGCCGCGAGGAGCTTGCGGTGACCCTCTCGGTGGGGGATGTGTTCATGGACGTGGTCCACGAGTACCCGGACATTACGATCCACCTGACCGTTTTCAACGCGTCCATTGCCGAAGGGACGCCCCGGAAGATCGAGCACAGCGACATCCGCTGGATCACCCCCGGGGACATCCCCCACTACGAGTTCTGCCCGGCGGATGCGGACATCCTGGAACAGCTGATGGCCTGA